Within the Miscanthus floridulus cultivar M001 chromosome 2, ASM1932011v1, whole genome shotgun sequence genome, the region GCCGAGCTGCGCGCCTTCTTCGTGTCCATGGGCGACGACATGCCGTCGTCGTACGGCAACGGTGGCTACATGCTGGACTTCGCCGGCTTCGTGGCGCTGATGGAGAGGGAGGGCGGCCAGGAGGAGGACCTGCGCAGGGCGTTCGAGGTGTTCAACGCCGTGGAGATCGCGGGCAGGATCACGGCCGTGCTCGCCCAGCTCGGAGACAAGCGTTCCGTCGCCGACTGCGAGGCCATGATTCGGCCCTACGACGTTGACGGCGACGGTGGCCTCGATTTCCACGAGTTCCAGAGGATGATGAGCTAACTGATTCCGGCTTACATAGTGAATCTTCACTTTCAGAGCCCTGAAGAATGAAAGGGTTGTTCATAGGTCTGCATCCAGATGAGCCAATGCAAGTTGCTACAGGGCAAATGTGTCATCTACGTACTTGGATGCTGCTGCTTGCGTGAAGCAATTTGCTGCTTCATCTTGTGTTGTTTGGTGTGTCACACCACTACACCAGTGTATCAGTTAAATTACAATTGATCTTTTCTTCTAAATAGAACTCTTTTGTTTATAAGTAgtatttttttctttcaaaatttTCACCTAAAGAAGgtagaaaaaatattttaaattttcCAGGTGTTCTTTTACAGCGATATATCACTTGGATTCAAATAGGTCATCGGTTTGGAGGTTTCTTATGTGGAAATGAATCAATGATCAAGAATTTGGGCTCAACAGGAGTGACATGTTACATCACCATTTCAAACTGGCAATCATCCAAACAACACACATGGAAACTGATATGTCTTCACTTCAGAAGAACAGATTCTGCAAAATCTTTACAATTGCATCGAAGGCATCGAGTTCTTTTACATAAGAGATCCTTAGGACAGTAGAATTAACAATCGTGCAACGTTGTAAGAAGCAGAACAGAGCAACAAACAGATGCCTGATGATACAAATTCTGTACCCAGAATTCAGAGATCTTCACGTACATATGAAGCATCACAAGCACAAAGCAAACTTTCTCAAGCCTCACAGATCAAGAGTACTAGTCTTTATACAGTTATACCCCCATTTCTT harbors:
- the LOC136537956 gene encoding probable calcium-binding protein CML41, which codes for MAKRASSKRSFRLPFMCGQSDVASPRGAAVTRLSSSSSSSFGRGSRSGSISSSSSKHSELQRIFQHFDRDNDGKISGAELRAFFVSMGDDMPSSYGNGGYMLDFAGFVALMEREGGQEEDLRRAFEVFNAVEIAGRITAVLAQLGDKRSVADCEAMIRPYDVDGDGGLDFHEFQRMMS